The Methanobacteriaceae archaeon genome has a window encoding:
- the mtrE gene encoding tetrahydromethanopterin S-methyltransferase subunit E, which translates to MINLIINMEEKIMDPVTLGVVALMGAVATIGGAAEDLESDIGSQSNPNSQVQLAPQMGHLHRMINKAASGEPVAYGVWCGVAGAIAYLVMQLGMLPIVAIAMGACVAAFVHGIYTVTAHMGRIVGQSQFEQPLFMDVLTQSLGPIVGHGFITSFCIVGISYLMTVPLNGTPLHVFPLPLSAMLWGIALGAIGSSTGDVHYGAESEYQKFEFGGGTPVAIQGDIVTKAPLGAKNSMDVVNFCAKFGGPLTGFCFGLVVFFSFWNSVVFGVYGGIVVGIIIIILLIIGNDRIEVFAREKYGPYDPDALLADENGDE; encoded by the coding sequence ATGATCAATTTAATAATAAATATGGAGGAAAAAATTATGGACCCTGTAACATTAGGTGTAGTTGCATTAATGGGTGCAGTTGCTACTATCGGAGGGGCTGCAGAGGACTTAGAATCTGATATTGGTTCTCAAAGTAACCCTAACTCTCAAGTTCAACTTGCTCCACAAATGGGACATTTACACCGTATGATTAACAAAGCGGCATCTGGTGAACCGGTCGCTTATGGTGTTTGGTGTGGTGTTGCTGGTGCTATTGCATATCTTGTAATGCAATTAGGTATGTTACCTATCGTTGCTATTGCAATGGGTGCTTGTGTCGCTGCTTTTGTTCACGGAATTTATACTGTCACAGCTCATATGGGAAGGATTGTTGGTCAATCTCAATTCGAACAACCTTTATTTATGGATGTGTTAACTCAATCTTTAGGACCTATCGTTGGTCACGGATTTATTACTAGTTTTTGTATTGTTGGAATCTCATACTTAATGACTGTTCCTTTAAACGGAACTCCGTTACACGTATTCCCATTACCACTTTCCGCAATGCTTTGGGGTATTGCTTTAGGTGCTATTGGTTCTTCAACTGGGGATGTACATTACGGTGCAGAAAGTGAATACCAAAAATTCGAATTTGGTGGAGGTACTCCTGTAGCTATTCAAGGAGATATCGTTACTAAAGCTCCATTAGGTGCTAAAAACTCTATGGATGTTGTAAACTTCTGTGCTAAATTTGGTGGACCTTTAACTGGTTTCTGTTTCGGTCTCGTTGTATTCTTCAGCTTCTGGAACTCCGTAGTATTCGGTGTATACGGTGGTATTGTTGTTGGTATTATTATCATTATCTTATTAATCATCGGTAATGACAGAATTGAAGTATTCGCAAGAGAAAAATACGGACCTTATGATCCTGATGCTTTATTAGCAGATGAAAACGGGGATGAATAA
- a CDS encoding tetrahydromethanopterin S-methyltransferase subunit F: MVEISNKPNINGMKTAADDAEYSAKLVAREGKLFAGLLATRFKGFAIGGLFALLFVVIIPFIAKLAGF, from the coding sequence ATGGTTGAAATTTCAAACAAACCAAATATTAATGGAATGAAAACAGCTGCTGATGATGCTGAATACAGTGCAAAACTTGTTGCAAGAGAAGGTAAATTATTTGCTGGTTTACTCGCAACTAGATTTAAAGGATTTGCTATTGGAGGACTCTTTGCATTATTATTCGTTGTAATTATTCCTTTCATTGCAAAATTAGCAGGATTTTAG
- the mtrH gene encoding tetrahydromethanopterin S-methyltransferase subunit H: MFKFDKEQEVFDFAGVKMGGQPGEYPTVLAGTIFYGGHNIINDELTGDFDKARAETLLNDMAEISDVTGNPYIVQVFGQTEEAIVKYIEFVGEQVDAPFLIDSTSGDARVAGAQYADEAGLTERAIYNSINMAADKSELDALAETDISASIILGFNPMNATVDGKMAMWENGDDGAYEKGLLEVAADCGITKFMMDTAVTPLGQGAGIAAKTTFAEKAKWGYPVGSGIHNVPSAWDWLRDYKKAGHKDAYTVCDIGANIVQVMCGGDFVLFGPIDNAKIAFPAVAQTDMFIAEAAADFGTEPVENHPMNKLL, translated from the coding sequence ATGTTTAAATTTGATAAAGAACAAGAAGTTTTTGATTTCGCAGGAGTTAAAATGGGAGGACAACCTGGTGAATACCCTACAGTTTTAGCAGGGACTATTTTCTACGGTGGTCACAACATTATTAATGATGAATTGACTGGAGATTTTGATAAAGCAAGAGCTGAAACTTTACTTAATGATATGGCTGAAATTTCAGACGTTACAGGTAACCCATACATTGTACAAGTATTCGGACAAACTGAAGAAGCAATCGTAAAATACATTGAATTTGTTGGAGAACAAGTTGACGCTCCATTCCTTATCGACTCTACATCCGGTGATGCAAGAGTAGCTGGTGCTCAATACGCTGATGAAGCAGGATTAACCGAAAGAGCTATTTACAACTCTATTAACATGGCAGCAGACAAATCTGAATTAGACGCTTTAGCTGAAACTGATATTTCTGCTTCTATTATCTTAGGTTTCAACCCTATGAACGCTACTGTTGACGGTAAAATGGCTATGTGGGAAAACGGTGACGACGGTGCATACGAAAAAGGTTTACTCGAAGTTGCTGCTGACTGTGGTATTACAAAATTCATGATGGATACTGCTGTAACTCCTTTAGGTCAAGGTGCAGGTATTGCTGCAAAAACCACCTTCGCAGAAAAAGCTAAATGGGGATACCCTGTAGGATCAGGTATTCACAACGTACCATCCGCATGGGACTGGTTAAGAGACTACAAAAAAGCAGGTCACAAAGATGCTTACACTGTTTGTGATATTGGTGCAAACATTGTTCAAGTAATGTGTGGTGGAGACTTTGTTCTCTTCGGACCTATCGATAACGCTAAAATCGCTTTCCCTGCTGTTGCACAAACTGATATGTTTATAGCTGAAGCTGCAGCAGACTTCGGTACCGAACCTGTAGAAAACCACCCAATGAACAAATTATTATAG
- the mtrA gene encoding tetrahydromethanopterin S-methyltransferase subunit A, with the protein MADKKAAADNWPVISGDYIVGDPESPVAVTTLASHIEAELSGAAIAGPCKTENLGVEKVVANIISNPNIRFLILAGAEVQGHITGQSFKALHENGADPDKKKIIGATGAIPFVENVPLEGVERFQQQLEIVDLIDTEDVGAIQAKINECVEKDPGAFEEEAMVISVEGDDGEEEEGEAIKVVSPETALIEARIRDINTKIDMVGAVQRTMAGNYSGKVQGIMLGLAFTLIVGFLFLMF; encoded by the coding sequence ATGGCTGATAAAAAAGCTGCTGCTGATAACTGGCCAGTTATTAGTGGGGATTATATTGTAGGCGACCCTGAAAGTCCTGTAGCTGTTACCACTCTTGCTTCTCACATTGAAGCTGAACTTTCCGGTGCTGCTATTGCAGGTCCTTGTAAAACTGAAAACTTAGGTGTAGAAAAAGTTGTTGCTAACATCATTTCCAACCCTAACATTCGTTTCTTAATCTTAGCTGGTGCTGAAGTACAAGGACACATTACTGGTCAAAGTTTCAAAGCTTTACATGAAAATGGTGCAGACCCTGATAAAAAGAAAATTATCGGAGCAACTGGTGCTATTCCATTCGTAGAAAACGTTCCACTCGAAGGTGTTGAAAGATTCCAACAACAATTAGAAATTGTTGACTTAATTGACACTGAAGATGTTGGTGCTATTCAAGCAAAAATCAATGAATGTGTAGAAAAAGACCCTGGTGCTTTTGAAGAAGAAGCTATGGTTATTTCTGTTGAAGGAGACGATGGAGAGGAAGAAGAAGGAGAAGCTATTAAAGTTGTTTCCCCTGAAACCGCTCTTATCGAAGCAAGAATTAGAGATATTAACACCAAAATTGATATGGTTGGAGCTGTCCAAAGAACTATGGCTGGTAACTACTCCGGTAAAGTTCAAGGGATCATGTTAGGATTAGCTTTCACTTTAATCGTTGGTTTCTTATTCTTGATGTTCTAG
- the mtrD gene encoding tetrahydromethanopterin S-methyltransferase subunit D, whose amino-acid sequence MDPISLILFIAIGGIMIGAGVHFIPVGGAPAAMATATGVGTGTAMLAAGAGLTGLITAATMTGEPFYIIGIGGAIGAMIMMGITMLIANLIYVFGVGVVPAASKVRVDWISKRNQEAYKTPGTEGHGVPLTSYVSGLIGGLFGGFGGGLVYYGINTAVTQSSLITDPAVSIGLAAIIGTAVFFINSVIASYNIGGTIEGMHDPKFKRIGTGALACAIASIVIGIFCVILVGGI is encoded by the coding sequence ATGGATCCAATTAGTTTAATTTTATTCATCGCAATAGGCGGTATTATGATTGGTGCTGGTGTGCACTTTATTCCTGTAGGAGGAGCTCCTGCAGCTATGGCTACTGCTACTGGTGTAGGTACCGGTACTGCTATGTTAGCTGCTGGTGCAGGTTTAACAGGTCTTATTACTGCAGCTACTATGACTGGTGAACCATTTTATATAATTGGTATTGGTGGTGCTATTGGTGCTATGATTATGATGGGTATTACCATGCTCATTGCTAACTTAATCTATGTATTTGGTGTAGGTGTTGTTCCTGCAGCATCCAAAGTACGTGTAGATTGGATTAGTAAACGTAATCAAGAAGCATACAAAACCCCTGGTACTGAAGGTCACGGTGTACCATTAACTTCTTACGTAAGTGGTCTTATCGGTGGTCTCTTTGGTGGTTTCGGTGGAGGTTTAGTATACTACGGAATCAACACTGCAGTTACCCAAAGTTCTTTAATCACTGACCCTGCTGTTAGTATTGGTTTAGCAGCTATCATCGGTACTGCTGTATTCTTTATTAACTCTGTAATTGCGTCTTATAACATTGGTGGTACCATTGAAGGTATGCACGATCCAAAATTCAAAAGAATCGGAACTGGTGCTCTCGCATGTGCTATTGCATCCATCGTTATCGGTATCTTTTGTGTAATCTTAGTTGGAGGTATCTAA
- a CDS encoding tetrahydromethanopterin S-methyltransferase subunit B, with the protein MAQMLPMVQIIPDMNLAYDPVTGVIGASLGSGIVLLSMDEINEQVSKVELAADELMASLDPYTSPVGSYPGREGSYITAGLLTNIVYGFLLASFIIFAALPILQTLGVL; encoded by the coding sequence ATGGCTCAAATGTTACCAATGGTACAAATTATACCAGATATGAATTTAGCTTATGATCCTGTTACTGGGGTTATTGGTGCTTCCTTAGGTTCAGGAATTGTTCTTCTATCTATGGATGAAATAAATGAACAAGTATCAAAAGTAGAATTAGCTGCTGATGAATTAATGGCTTCCTTAGACCCATACACAAGTCCTGTTGGATCATACCCTGGTAGGGAAGGATCTTACATTACTGCAGGATTATTAACAAACATTGTATATGGATTTTTATTAGCTTCATTTATCATATTTGCAGCATTACCAATCTTACAAACATTGGGGGTTTTATAG
- the mtrC gene encoding tetrahydromethanopterin S-methyltransferase subunit C, which translates to MSAGGSADGAAAGAVDSMHLLILGLVGGLVCIYAAGFLGNLVGPVLAGLGAVLAIVWGSDAIRRVASYGLGTGVPSIGYMSLSVGVISALAGLTIGTILKMPIIAPVAGLVIAIVIGAVISLVATKIVGMKIPIMIQCTIEIAAAAMLAVLGFCVAIVGACDMALIYEHVVGTGFIAVLFILCTMAIQHPFNACLGPNEDQVRTLKCACSTAFLSMVLVGLLSITTGGLGWFLVFIVGLIGWIISFKAFVQASCEDAASTRWAGLWPKVEE; encoded by the coding sequence ATGTCTGCTGGTGGAAGTGCAGATGGTGCAGCTGCAGGTGCAGTTGACTCAATGCATTTATTAATTTTAGGTTTAGTTGGTGGATTAGTATGTATCTATGCTGCAGGATTCTTAGGTAATCTTGTAGGCCCTGTTCTTGCTGGACTCGGTGCAGTTCTCGCAATCGTTTGGGGTTCCGATGCTATTCGTAGAGTAGCAAGTTACGGTTTAGGTACTGGTGTTCCATCTATCGGATATATGTCTTTATCTGTTGGTGTAATCTCTGCTTTAGCAGGTTTAACTATTGGTACTATTTTAAAAATGCCAATTATTGCTCCTGTAGCAGGTTTAGTAATTGCTATTGTTATTGGTGCTGTTATTTCTTTAGTAGCTACTAAAATCGTAGGTATGAAAATCCCTATTATGATTCAATGTACTATTGAAATTGCTGCAGCAGCTATGTTAGCAGTTTTAGGATTCTGTGTTGCTATCGTTGGTGCTTGCGACATGGCTTTAATTTACGAACACGTTGTTGGAACTGGTTTTATTGCAGTATTATTTATCTTATGTACTATGGCAATTCAACACCCATTCAATGCATGTTTAGGACCAAACGAAGATCAAGTTAGAACTTTAAAATGTGCTTGTTCTACTGCATTCTTATCTATGGTTTTAGTTGGTCTCTTATCCATTACCACTGGTGGTCTTGGATGGTTCCTTGTATTCATTGTTGGATTAATTGGTTGGATTATTTCATTCAAAGCATTTGTACAAGCTTCATGTGAAGATGCTGCTTCAACTAGATGGGCTGGTTTATGGCCTAAAGTAGAGGAATAA
- the mtrG gene encoding tetrahydromethanopterin S-methyltransferase subunit G codes for MMSDENNSIPQVMVSSDDFNAAVAKLDDAEEKVDFTVGEYYQRLGQQSGRDVGILYGIILGLIILVVAIKFGIASMLSTLL; via the coding sequence ATTATGAGTGATGAAAATAATTCAATACCTCAAGTTATGGTTTCCTCAGATGATTTCAATGCAGCAGTCGCTAAATTAGACGATGCAGAAGAAAAAGTTGATTTCACTGTTGGAGAATATTATCAACGTTTAGGCCAACAAAGTGGTAGAGATGTTGGTATTTTATATGGTATTATACTTGGATTAATTATATTAGTTGTAGCTATTAAATTTGGTATAGCTTCAATGTTATCTACCTTATTATAA